A genomic window from Halogeometricum borinquense DSM 11551 includes:
- a CDS encoding DUF5779 family protein: protein MSDFNLDLSSAEEHLDEEELAGNVVLGVLNGETDPQTWIETIENGNVLFLAVEGDLNELATGFAREIKDMGGQLMHFRKFLVVTPPGVDIDTDRL, encoded by the coding sequence ATGAGCGATTTCAACCTCGACCTCTCTTCAGCCGAGGAGCATCTCGACGAGGAGGAACTGGCCGGAAACGTGGTTCTCGGCGTCCTCAACGGCGAAACCGATCCGCAAACGTGGATCGAGACAATCGAGAACGGCAACGTCCTGTTTCTCGCTGTCGAGGGCGACCTGAACGAACTCGCTACCGGATTCGCCCGCGAGATAAAAGACATGGGCGGGCAACTGATGCACTTCCGGAAGTTCCTCGTTGTAACGCCTCCCGGTGTCGATATCGACACCGACCGACTCTGA